In the genome of Anaerosporomusa subterranea, the window CCGCACTAAGGCGGGCGAGCAGATCGAGTAGCTGCAGGTCTTGCTCGTCTGGTCGACGCGGAGTTTGGTAATGCGTAGAGAGCATGCCCACTAGACGACCGGAACGGCTGAACAGCGGTGTAGACTGGACCGCCCGTGCTCCAGCCGCCAACATAACCTCTAGTGATGGCGTTCCCATAAATATAGGGCTTTGGGTTACATCTTCAATAATCACGCGTTCTTTGCACTCCATCGCTTCACCGCATGCGGCTTGCCCCTGATAGACAGTGCTAAAGAAATCTAGGAATGGCTGTTTAAAACCACTATGGGCAACGATTTTGAGCGATCCGGATTGTGCATCAAACAATTGAATATTTCCCATGTCGGCATCGGTGATGACGACCGCCGTTTCGACGATCTCCGCGAGCAAATCTTGCGAGCGATCATCAGATACGAAGCGTATGCTGATGTTGTGGAGGCGCTTCATAATCGACAACTCATTTGCTAATTGGTTATTTGTCCCATACTTTTTCGCTTCAACCTGTTTCCGATGCATTTCGGCACTCCTTAATAATACAAACTATTTAGGCGAGCATCTATCTCCCCGCTCGTCGATACACTAAAATTATTGTTCCCCAGCGATCAGTTTTGCGGCCATCGTCGACATCCCAGCGTCAGAATGGCCTACTCCAGGCACGATGACAAGCTTCCAATTGAATGGCACTCCTAATTCTGCAGCTTTAACTTTGGTCATTTCAAAGAAACTGTGGCCGCGCTCAAACCGGGTAACACCCTGGCGGTCTGCCTGTGGAGTGTGCCGGAGATTTTTATGATTGGGATTGATATCCTGATCGCCAAGTAAAATGAATGCGGGCTGTGCAAAGATTTTGGCCAATTCCTTGTCTGTCATCGGAATGTCTTTAATTCCATAGGGAAACACAATATTTCTGTCCGGCATAGTATACCACCCGGCATTAGCAAGAATAATCATATCTGATTTTGTTGATTGAGCAAACAAAAGAAAGCGGTGGGCGAACTGTGCTCCGGCGGAATGGCCATATAAACTGTAAGTAGTACGTGTTGACCCGGAACGGGTGCGCACTTCATCAAATACGCGGTCAATTACTGGGTAAACCCGATTACTAGTGGGTTGTACCTTGCCACCTTCATCGCCTCTATCCATTACGTTACCGATGTTGTAATAACGATCTCCGGGGTATTTTTTCTCTGAAAATTCAGGGCAGATGATGAGCAGGTTATATTTTTCAGCTTGCACTTGCCATTCATTTCTGTATCGATCAGCGTCCCGATTTACTCCATGCAGCACGATTACAACTGGTCTATCAGGCGTCCAACTGGACGGCCGATGATAGAAAACCCGCAAGTCATCATCCGTAGCTCCTGTGGGTTCTGACATAGTAAACATTCCGGAGCCAACTTCCAGCGTATTATAGCTCGGCTGCCCCGCAAATCCAATTACTGTGCCCCCAAACAATAACCCTAGAATGCAAATCATTTGCCAAAATAGATGCTTTCTCAAACTACTCTCCCCTAATTTTTCTCGTATTTCGTCGCTGTTAAACCATACATTCTCCCCATCCCAAAACACTAGTGAAGGGACGCGGGGACAGGTTCCTTGTCCCCGCTATAAGTACAGAAAGGGCCATTCCCAAATCAACAACATGCTGTTATTATAGCGAACACGACTAACGCTCCTAGCAAAAAGACATATAGCCCAACCACACGTACGCGCCCTCATTTAGTAAAATTACGACAAAAACCCCATAATACATACATTATCTGTCACTTCGCGATTCCCTGCTAAATTCCGGTAGTTTAGTATGTATTCATGCAAATACCACCTCCAAGCCGAACGGAGTCAAAAAGGTACGCTCCGGGCTTACACCCTAGGCGTACCTTTCGTTTTATGTTTGAATCTCTTAAATTACCCTATTGCTCCCCGGCATACCAGAAGGGGCGCAAGAAACGCAGACAACATACTTCGCCCAATTCGGGGCCGGGGGCGCGGCGTCCCTTCTGGACGCGCATCTCCTGTCCACCGATTTTCACCTGATAGTCAATAATTTCGCCCAGAAACGCTTTGCGGCTGACGACTCCGCGCAGTCCGCCCTCGTCGCCCACGCTCACAAAATCTATCTCAGATGGGCGGCTCGCCAAGGAAATCGCGTCACTGCCGCGCATGGCTTCTGGCGGGGTCAGGCTCTCCGGCAGCGGTGCATTCTCGCCGCGTAAAGTCGCCCTGCCGTCCTCCCAGACAATATCCAGGAAGTTGGAGAGGCCAATAAAACTGAAGACGAACTTATTGGCTGGCTTGTTATAGACATCAAGCGGCGTATCAATCTGCTGCACAACGCCTAATTTCATCACCAGTATGCGGTCTGAAAGGGCCATGGCCTCAGCCTGGTCGTGCGTTACATAGATAATGGAAAAGCCGTACTTCCTCTGTAAGTCTTTAATCTCAAAACGCATCTCCTCCCGCAAATGAGGATCTAAGCTTGAGAGCGGCTCATCCAAGAGCATGACATCAGGGTTGATGGCCAGCGCCCGTGCCAGCGCTACCCGCTGTTTGCCGCCTCCCGAAAGGTTCGCCGGGCTGTCCTCTGCGACCTTCAGCAGGTTTGTGGAGCGCAGAGCGTCTTTCGTGCGTTTCTCAATCTCAGTGGCAGGAAGGTTGCGGATGCGCAGAGGAAAAGCGACATTCTCATAAACCGACAGATGCGGCCAGACCGCAAAGGCCTGAAAAACCATGCCGAAGTTACGTTTTTCCGGAGGCAGATAATAATTACGCTTGGGGGAGGAGATAAGCTGATCTCCGACGTAAACCTCTCCATCGCTTAAGTCCTCAAAACCCGCCACCATACGGAGTGTCGTTGTCTTGCCACAGCCGGACGGCCCTAGCATGGAGAAGCACTCGCCCTTGCCAATCTCCAGGTTCAGTGAATTGACGGCGGTAACATCGCCGAATTTTTTTGTAACATTTACTAAGCGTACATGCGACATTTGCTACGCACCTGCCTTTCTTGTGAAGCGGTTGATCAGCGTCTGCCCCACAATGATCAGTATCAGGGCAATGCCGGCTAAGGCCGCTGAAACGACAGTTTCCCCATCCTCGTTCAGGGTGTAGATAGCAACGCCGATGGTACGGGTGGTTGGCGCGTATAGCATGATGGAAACGGTCAGTTCCCTCAGAGAGGGAAGAAAGATCAGAAAGAAGGCTGCCAGCATTCCGGGACGTACAAGAGGCAACACGATATCCCTGAGTGTCTGCCACATGGTAGCACCGCAGGAGCGGGCTGCCTCTACCAAGGAGTCATGCACCTGCGCCAGAGCCGCCGAGTTGGCTTTGAGGGAAAAGGCCATGTAGCGTGCGATATAGGCGACTAAGATGATCCAGACTGTGTTATACAGGTTTACTCCAAATTTGCCGCTCCAGGCAAGTATCACGCCAAGGGCGATGACCGAACCGGGAACTGAGAAGGGCAGCATCCCTAGAAACTCTAAGATGCCTTTGCCCCGCACCTTCATCTTCACAATGACGTAGGCGATCATTACTCCGGCGAACATGGTAATGACTGCCGAACCTAAGCCCAGCGTAACACTGTTCCAGATTGCGTCCTTGGTTACCTTGTAGTCAAAGAGGATGAATTTATAGTTATCCAGTGAGAGATTCTCCCAAGTGAAGGGCAGTCCGTACGTCTTCAAGCCGCCGACAAGGAATATGACCACAGTAGGCAGGACAATGGTAAAAGCAATGTAAACAAGGCAGAGGACAAGCAGCGGCACACGCAGGGCGCGCAGTTTCAGTTCCATCGGCCGGAAGCTTTTCCCGCCGATAATCTGATAATTTCCCTTGCTCAGGATCTTCCCCTGCAACCAGATGATTAAGGCCGCCGATATGACTAGCACAGTGGCAAGCACGGTACCGGTCCGTATTGACTCAAAACTTCCCGCGCTTTGGTGTATGCGCTGGTAAATGAGTGTCGGGATATTGAATATCCCGTTTTCTATACCAAGCACAGCAACAGTGCCGAAGTGCGCCATGGAGTAGAGCATGATCAGAAGCGCTCCGGAAAGGATACTTGGCATCACTAGAGGAATGGTGATTTTTCTGGTGATGGTGACAAGCCCTGCCCCTGATATGCGGGCTGACTCCTCCAGTGTCGGGTCCATGCGTTCCAGCGCGCCGCATACCTGGATGAAGACAAAAGGAAACAGATACATTACCTCTACAAGAACAATGCCAAGGTAGCTGTAGATATTAAAAATCGGGCCATCAAAGCCAAAATTATTGATGAAAAATTTGTTAATGAACCCGGCATTCGGGGAAAGCAGCATCTTCCAGGCGAGAGCGCCGATAAAAGACGGTAGCATGAACGGTACTAAGAACATGGCCTTCATAAAGGCCTTGTAGGGAAGGTCGGTGCGCGTTACTAACCAAGCAAAAAAGGTGCCGACGATCGTGCTGCCTATCGTGGTGCCGCTGGCGATAATCAGCGAGTTTACCAGGGCCTGATAGGTCTCCGGTTCTAAAATGATATTGGCGACATCACGGATGTTAAACTCGCCATTCACCCAGAACGCGTTGAAAAAAATCAAAAGAACGGGAACAGCCACTACAATGACTAGTATGGCAACGGAGAAAAAGAGGATAATCTGCGCCGCCCCAAAACTGCTCTTTTTAGAGATGAAATTTCCAGAGGGAGTGGGCATCTGGGTCTTTTGCGGAACTGTACTCATTGTTTCACCACCTCCGTCAGGCTTTGGGCATTGAACCACAGGAGGTCCCGGAAACTGATCACGCAAGTCTCCCCCTCTTTGAACATGAGCCCTTTTGATATGGCCTCGTGTGTTTCTATGCTAGTGCGCAGATGCGCACCGTCCACCTCAATGAGATAATCCATCATCGCCCCAAGGAAGCTGGCGCGCTTGACCGTGCCTCTAAGGCCGATTCCTTGCGGGGCAATCTGAACGTCGGATGGGCGAAAACCGGCGACCCATTCGGCTGCGTCACCCTTGGGCGGCTCCCACGGAATGAGCTGTTCACCGCGTCCCACTAAATAGGCCTCCCCGGCTCGCCGCACAGGGACGAAGTTCGCTATGCCCATAAAGTTGAAGACAAAAGGATCCGACGGCCGCTCAAAAATCTGCCACGGGTTGCCTGTTTGCCGTATCCTACCCTCATCGTCCATGATGGCAAGGCGGTCTGAGATAGCAAGAGCTATCTCCTGGTCATGCGTAACATAGAGGACTGTTATATTTAGCCTGCGCTGCAGCTCTTTGATTTCAAACCGCATTTCCTCGCGCAGATTGGCGTCAAGGTTGGTCAGCGGCTCATCCAAGAGCATCAGGGACGAATTGGCGACAAGAGCACGGGCCAAAGCCACGCGCTGCTGCTGACCGCCGGAAAGCTCGGACGGCAGACGGCGCTCAAGGCCGCTCATCCCGACCATCTCCAGGGATTCCATCACACGCTCTTTAAGCTCATTTTTAGGACGTTTGGCAATTTTCAAGGGATAACCGACATTATCAAATACTGTCAAATGCGGCCAAACCGCATAATCCTGAAACACTACGCCAAGCCCTCTGCGGTCAGGGGGAATATATATACCCGCCGCCGGATCTGCAACTACAGTATCATCAATGGATATTCTCCCAGCGTCGGGAGTCTCAAACCCTGCGATCAGTCGCAGCAGCACAGTCTTACCGCAACCTGACGGCCCCAGAAGGGTAAAACACTCGCCCCGCTCAATAGAGAGTGTGAGGTCCTTGTGTACCTGATGTGTACCGTAACTCTTCGCGATACCTTCTACACGAATGATTGCCATACGCTACCCTCCCTTAATGATAGAAAACGGCGGAACGGCTCTATCCGTCCCGCCGAAGGAAGCATGATCTTTGTTAAACCTACTTCTTCCCCTGCAGGGTATCAGTAAATTGCTTTATCGTCGCTTTCTTAGAATCCATCATCTTGACGTAGTCTATCTTGATGGAGCGCTTCCAAGCATCAGCAGACGCCGGCAGCTTCAATTTTTCTGGGGACGTTACGTCTGTGCGTACGGACAGCGTACCCTCACCAGCAATGAGCGTCTGCGCTTCCTTATCGAGCAGATAGTCCACGAATTTCTTCGCAGCGTCTACGTTACCACCCTTGAATATAGCCACAGGGCTTGGGGCGAGCAAAAGTTCCGGCGGATAGTAAAGAGCAATATGC includes:
- a CDS encoding ABC transporter ATP-binding protein produces the protein MSHVRLVNVTKKFGDVTAVNSLNLEIGKGECFSMLGPSGCGKTTTLRMVAGFEDLSDGEVYVGDQLISSPKRNYYLPPEKRNFGMVFQAFAVWPHLSVYENVAFPLRIRNLPATEIEKRTKDALRSTNLLKVAEDSPANLSGGGKQRVALARALAINPDVMLLDEPLSSLDPHLREEMRFEIKDLQRKYGFSIIYVTHDQAEAMALSDRILVMKLGVVQQIDTPLDVYNKPANKFVFSFIGLSNFLDIVWEDGRATLRGENAPLPESLTPPEAMRGSDAISLASRPSEIDFVSVGDEGGLRGVVSRKAFLGEIIDYQVKIGGQEMRVQKGRRAPGPELGEVCCLRFLRPFWYAGEQ
- a CDS encoding ABC transporter ATP-binding protein; the encoded protein is MAIIRVEGIAKSYGTHQVHKDLTLSIERGECFTLLGPSGCGKTVLLRLIAGFETPDAGRISIDDTVVADPAAGIYIPPDRRGLGVVFQDYAVWPHLTVFDNVGYPLKIAKRPKNELKERVMESLEMVGMSGLERRLPSELSGGQQQRVALARALVANSSLMLLDEPLTNLDANLREEMRFEIKELQRRLNITVLYVTHDQEIALAISDRLAIMDDEGRIRQTGNPWQIFERPSDPFVFNFMGIANFVPVRRAGEAYLVGRGEQLIPWEPPKGDAAEWVAGFRPSDVQIAPQGIGLRGTVKRASFLGAMMDYLIEVDGAHLRTSIETHEAISKGLMFKEGETCVISFRDLLWFNAQSLTEVVKQ